From the Brevibacillus choshinensis genome, one window contains:
- a CDS encoding CheR family methyltransferase encodes MEDKDFLQFIANVKKMTGIDLALYKEAQMKRRLTSLRVKRGFQSFSQYFDAISKDKVLFYEFLDRMTINVSEFFRNPGRWEVLENKILPRLAKQSPRIKCWSAACSTGEEPYTLSLILLRKRLEASVLASDIDEGAISKAKQGVYTDRSLQDCPKDLVAKYFAKDTLSYRISDEVKNRVTFKKHNLLADTFDSQFDLIICRNVMIYFTEEAKHELYHKFSRALKPGGVLFVGSTEQIFQPQQYQLETEDTFFYRKMG; translated from the coding sequence ATGGAAGATAAGGACTTTCTTCAATTTATCGCTAACGTTAAAAAAATGACCGGAATTGACCTTGCCCTCTACAAGGAAGCACAAATGAAGCGCAGGTTGACTTCCCTGCGTGTGAAAAGGGGCTTCCAATCGTTTTCTCAGTATTTCGATGCCATTTCGAAAGACAAAGTTCTCTTTTACGAGTTCTTGGATCGAATGACGATAAACGTATCCGAATTTTTCCGCAATCCTGGCAGGTGGGAAGTACTCGAAAATAAGATCTTGCCACGACTGGCGAAACAATCGCCTCGGATCAAATGCTGGAGCGCTGCTTGTTCTACGGGAGAAGAGCCATACACGCTTTCGCTGATCTTGCTGCGCAAACGGTTAGAGGCAAGTGTACTGGCATCGGATATCGACGAAGGAGCCATTTCAAAGGCAAAGCAAGGGGTCTACACGGATCGATCTTTACAAGACTGTCCGAAAGACTTGGTTGCCAAGTACTTTGCAAAGGACACTCTCAGCTACCGAATATCAGACGAAGTGAAAAATCGTGTGACTTTCAAAAAGCATAACCTTTTGGCGGATACTTTTGATTCGCAATTCGATCTTATCATTTGCCGCAATGTGATGATTTACTTTACGGAAGAGGCAAAGCATGAGCTGTACCATAAATTTAGTCGTGCACTCAAACCAGGCGGTGTGTTGTTCGTAGGAAGCACGGAGCAAATCTTCCAGCCGCAACAATATCAGCTGGAGACAGAAGATACTTTCTTTTATCGAAAAATGGGATGA
- the aroC gene encoding chorismate synthase — protein MRYLTAGESHGPQLTAIIEGVPSNLPISVEAINEQLGRRQKGHGRGRRMQIEKDQVKILSGVRHGYTTGAPITLVVENKDWTHWQGIMSAEPVEGAEEKRRVSRPRPGHADLNGAIKYHQRDMRNILERSSARETTIRVAVGAVARQLLVAFGIRLGGQVLQINEVVAKRENVSLDELIARTEESPVRCLDKEAEQRMMAAIDKAKEDGDSLGGIVEVIVEGVPIGLGSHVQWDRKLDGRLAQAIMSIQAFKGVEIGIGFEAAGLAGSQVHDEIVWNEETGYSRKSNRAGGLEGGMTTGMPVVVRGVMKPIPTLYKPLMSVDIDSREAFSASIERSDSCAVPAASVVAEAVVAWEIAHAMCEKFPSDSMDDMVENVRQYRAYTEKF, from the coding sequence ATGCGTTACTTGACAGCAGGAGAGTCTCACGGGCCGCAGTTGACGGCGATCATTGAGGGCGTGCCGAGCAATTTGCCGATTTCGGTTGAGGCGATCAACGAGCAACTGGGTCGTCGCCAAAAGGGTCACGGTCGCGGAAGAAGGATGCAAATTGAAAAGGACCAAGTGAAAATCCTATCGGGTGTACGCCATGGCTATACAACTGGGGCACCGATTACACTGGTCGTCGAAAATAAAGACTGGACGCATTGGCAAGGAATCATGAGTGCAGAGCCAGTTGAAGGGGCAGAAGAAAAACGTCGCGTGTCCCGCCCTCGTCCTGGTCATGCGGATTTGAACGGTGCGATCAAATATCATCAACGTGATATGCGAAATATTCTGGAACGTTCCAGTGCACGTGAAACAACGATCCGTGTAGCCGTTGGAGCGGTTGCTCGTCAGTTGCTCGTAGCGTTCGGCATCCGTTTGGGCGGACAAGTTCTGCAAATTAACGAAGTGGTAGCAAAACGGGAAAATGTAAGCCTGGATGAACTGATTGCTCGTACAGAAGAGTCGCCAGTTCGCTGTTTGGATAAAGAAGCAGAACAACGTATGATGGCAGCGATCGATAAAGCGAAAGAGGACGGAGATTCTCTCGGTGGTATCGTAGAAGTCATCGTCGAAGGAGTACCGATCGGGCTGGGATCACATGTCCAGTGGGACCGCAAGCTGGACGGACGTCTGGCACAAGCGATCATGAGCATCCAAGCGTTCAAAGGGGTAGAGATCGGCATCGGTTTCGAAGCAGCTGGACTTGCTGGTTCTCAAGTACATGATGAAATCGTTTGGAACGAAGAAACAGGCTACAGCCGTAAATCCAATCGTGCGGGTGGATTGGAAGGCGGTATGACAACAGGTATGCCGGTTGTTGTTCGCGGTGTGATGAAGCCAATTCCGACCTTGTACAAGCCGCTGATGAGTGTGGATATCGACTCCAGAGAGGCGTTTTCGGCGAGCATTGAACGTTCTGACAGCTGTGCTGTTCCAGCAGCGAGTGTTGTGGCAGAAGCCGTCGTAGCTTGGGAAATTGCCCATGCTATGTGTGAGAAGTTCCCGTCCGATTCGATGGATGATATGGTGGAGAATGTTCGCCAATACCGTGCATACACGGAGAAATTCTAA
- the aroB gene encoding 3-dehydroquinate synthase — protein sequence MKHETLTVELGERSYPIVIGEGLLQQAPKLLQQAGVSSKSQLLIVTDEHVAGHYLQQLLDVLAVAGYRATASVVAAGEQSKSLAVYERIMTEAIQAGLDRKSAILALGGGVVGDLTGFVAATYMRGIDFVQLPTTLLAHDSSVGGKVAINHPLGKNLIGAFHQPRVVIYDTSALHSLPKREVAAGFAEVVKHGLISDEAFVDWLEEHADRLWDLDSELLAKAIQRGCAVKAAIVSEDETEQGQRALLNLGHTFGHAFEALSAYSVLNHGEAISIGMCLAAKVAERVGLAEKGVYERTEKVLRLYHLPTKWPGDLPPEAVLDAMKRDKKTVGGKLALVLPRAIGQVEVVKDIDEEIILTVMREEVEA from the coding sequence ATGAAACACGAGACCCTGACGGTAGAATTAGGAGAGCGTTCGTATCCCATCGTCATTGGTGAAGGCTTGTTGCAGCAGGCTCCGAAGCTGCTGCAACAAGCAGGAGTCTCCTCCAAGAGTCAGTTGCTTATTGTAACGGATGAGCATGTGGCAGGTCATTACTTGCAGCAGCTACTCGATGTTTTAGCGGTGGCTGGCTATCGAGCGACAGCGAGTGTCGTCGCTGCGGGGGAACAATCCAAGAGCTTGGCAGTATACGAACGGATCATGACGGAAGCAATCCAGGCAGGGCTGGATCGTAAATCAGCGATTTTGGCTCTGGGTGGAGGCGTAGTTGGCGATTTGACTGGCTTCGTTGCTGCTACCTATATGCGTGGAATTGATTTTGTGCAGCTCCCGACGACATTGTTGGCTCACGATAGCTCAGTAGGCGGGAAGGTCGCGATTAATCACCCATTAGGGAAAAATTTGATTGGTGCCTTCCATCAGCCGCGCGTCGTGATCTATGACACGTCAGCACTCCACTCCCTCCCGAAAAGAGAAGTGGCTGCGGGCTTCGCAGAGGTGGTCAAGCATGGATTGATCTCTGACGAAGCGTTTGTAGACTGGTTGGAGGAGCACGCTGATCGTCTGTGGGATCTGGATTCAGAATTGTTGGCAAAAGCCATTCAACGCGGTTGTGCTGTCAAGGCAGCGATTGTGTCAGAGGATGAAACAGAGCAAGGACAACGGGCCCTGCTCAACCTAGGACATACGTTTGGCCATGCCTTTGAAGCATTGAGTGCCTATTCTGTCCTCAACCACGGTGAGGCCATCTCGATTGGGATGTGCCTGGCTGCAAAGGTTGCAGAACGAGTCGGACTGGCGGAAAAGGGTGTTTATGAGCGGACAGAGAAAGTCCTTCGTTTGTACCATCTCCCGACGAAATGGCCAGGCGATTTGCCACCCGAAGCCGTGCTGGATGCGATGAAAAGAGACAAAAAAACGGTAGGCGGCAAGCTCGCTCTTGTTTTGCCACGTGCAATTGGGCAAGTAGAAGTTGTAAAAGACATCGATGAAGAGATTATTTTGACAGTGATGCGAGAAGAAGTGGAGGCTTAA
- the aroH gene encoding chorismate mutase — MGMRGIRGAITVEADTREEIVSSTKLLLQEMVSRNEVNPEDIGSVIITTTEDLSATFPAQAARMLEGEAWQYVPLMCAREIPVPGGLPLCVRVMMHVNTEKTAKDIHHVFLRDAVKLRPDLTNR, encoded by the coding sequence ATGGGAATGAGAGGAATCAGAGGAGCAATTACAGTAGAGGCGGACACACGCGAGGAAATCGTGTCCTCGACCAAGTTGCTGTTGCAAGAAATGGTTAGTCGTAACGAAGTGAATCCAGAGGATATCGGCAGCGTCATAATTACGACGACCGAGGATCTGAGCGCGACGTTTCCTGCGCAGGCAGCACGTATGCTAGAGGGTGAGGCTTGGCAGTACGTTCCTCTCATGTGTGCGAGAGAAATTCCGGTACCAGGCGGATTGCCTCTTTGTGTGCGGGTCATGATGCACGTAAACACAGAGAAAACAGCAAAAGACATTCATCACGTATTCTTGCGGGACGCAGTCAAGCTCCGTCCTGACCTGACAAATCGGTAG
- the trpE gene encoding anthranilate synthase component I, translating to MYFPSLAEVQSLSASYSLIPVSMTLLADHETPIRLYQKLRTHDSFLLESVEGGARWARFSFIGMNPFQIVEAKGEDITVTRRNGERSVHQGNPVHFLREQADRYKSPKLPRFPRLSGGAVGFFGYNTLRYFENLPAHRQEPLRVPDMRFLFVDEMIAFDHLKQEIQLIVNLHVEHGDKLSDIAGKYEQVCERLEQLAAKVSAPFQADRRIQVATQEPTPLTVEPNMTREQYERMVEQAKEYIAAGDIFQVVLSQRFSVKTDVDPFAVYRLLRTLNPSPYMYYLEYEGETVVGTSPELLVRVEDEKVEMRPIAGTRKRGTTPQEDELLAADLLADNKERAEHYMLLDLGRNDVGKVSAYGSVKVEEALVIENYSHVMHMVSHVTGKLRDGLHAFDALLSAFPAGTVSGSPKLRAMEIIAELEPDARHLYAGAIGYISFDGSLDSCITIRTLFFQDGYAHVQAGAGIVADSVPANEYQETINKAAAMISALEKAEQLFARKEELSC from the coding sequence ATGTATTTCCCCTCACTGGCCGAGGTCCAATCCCTTTCGGCTTCGTATTCCTTAATTCCTGTAAGCATGACCTTATTAGCAGACCATGAAACACCGATCCGCCTGTATCAAAAGCTGCGGACGCATGACTCGTTCCTGTTGGAAAGCGTGGAAGGCGGAGCGAGATGGGCACGTTTTTCGTTCATCGGTATGAACCCGTTTCAGATCGTCGAAGCAAAGGGCGAAGACATCACGGTGACGCGCCGCAATGGAGAACGCTCGGTTCATCAAGGAAATCCTGTCCATTTTCTGCGAGAACAAGCAGATCGTTACAAAAGTCCAAAGCTGCCACGATTCCCTCGACTGAGTGGAGGCGCAGTTGGATTTTTCGGATATAATACCCTTCGCTATTTTGAAAATCTTCCGGCACATCGTCAGGAGCCACTGCGAGTTCCCGATATGCGCTTTCTGTTTGTCGATGAGATGATTGCTTTTGACCATTTGAAACAAGAGATTCAACTGATTGTAAACCTGCATGTCGAGCATGGTGATAAGCTATCTGACATTGCCGGAAAATACGAGCAAGTCTGTGAACGACTCGAACAGCTGGCAGCCAAAGTGAGTGCTCCTTTCCAAGCCGACCGCCGCATTCAGGTAGCAACCCAGGAGCCAACACCTCTGACGGTAGAGCCAAATATGACACGCGAGCAGTACGAACGTATGGTTGAGCAAGCGAAAGAATACATCGCAGCAGGCGATATTTTCCAAGTGGTACTTTCCCAACGATTCTCCGTGAAAACAGACGTCGATCCATTTGCAGTGTATCGACTGCTGCGTACCTTGAATCCTTCTCCGTATATGTACTACCTCGAATATGAAGGGGAGACGGTTGTAGGTACATCTCCAGAGCTGCTAGTACGTGTGGAAGATGAAAAAGTGGAGATGCGTCCGATTGCAGGTACGCGCAAACGGGGAACGACTCCACAGGAAGATGAGTTGCTGGCAGCCGATCTTTTGGCGGACAACAAGGAACGAGCAGAGCATTACATGCTGCTAGACCTCGGTCGCAACGATGTAGGGAAAGTGTCCGCCTACGGAAGTGTGAAAGTAGAAGAGGCGCTGGTGATCGAAAATTACTCCCACGTGATGCACATGGTATCGCATGTCACTGGAAAGCTACGCGATGGACTCCATGCTTTCGATGCGTTGCTCTCCGCGTTTCCTGCTGGTACTGTATCGGGCTCTCCCAAGCTTCGTGCCATGGAGATCATCGCTGAGCTGGAACCGGATGCACGTCACTTGTATGCAGGTGCGATCGGGTACATTTCATTTGATGGCTCATTGGACAGCTGCATTACCATTCGGACGTTGTTCTTCCAGGACGGTTACGCTCACGTTCAGGCGGGGGCAGGGATCGTAGCTGATTCCGTACCAGCTAATGAGTATCAGGAGACGATCAACAAAGCTGCAGCGATGATTTCCGCACTAGAAAAAGCGGAGCAGCTCTTCGCACGTAAGGAGGAATTATCATGCTAA